A genomic region of Pseudopipra pipra isolate bDixPip1 chromosome 20, bDixPip1.hap1, whole genome shotgun sequence contains the following coding sequences:
- the LOC135425138 gene encoding golgin subfamily A member 6-like protein 25 yields the protein MMEAQECCPGSAEQHMEELQLGLGEGEEEEEEEKEEEEEEEEEEEKEEEEEEEEEEEEEEEEEEEEEEEEEEEEEEEEEEEEEEEEEEEEEEEEEEEEEEEEEEEEEEEEEEEEEEEEEEEEEEEEEEEEEEEEEEEEKEEEEEEEEEEEEVGEEEEEEEEEEVGEEEEEEEEEEEEEEEEEEEEEEEEEEEEEEEEEEEEEEEEEKEEEEEEEEEEEEVGEEEEEEEEEEVGEEEEEEEEEEEEEEEEEEEEEEEEEEEEEEEEEEEEEEEEEEKEEEEEEEEEEEEVGEEEEEEEEEEVGEEEEEEEEEEEEEEEEEEEEEEEEEEEEEEEEEEEEEEEEEEEEEEEEEEEEEEEEEEEEEEEEEEEEEEEEEEEEEEEEEEEEEEEEEEEEEEEEEEEEEEEEEEEEEEEEEEEEEEEEEEEEEEEEEGGGAMSSVQGRRGLQRGRGLCQQCSPQSHTAPRAVPDSTSLLPHQLHKEIFMSLFLSA from the exons ATGATGGAGGCACAGGagtgctgccctggctctgcagagcagcacatgGAGGAGTTACAGCTTGGGCTGGGagagggtgaggaggaggaagaagaggaaaaggaggaagaagaagaggaggaagaggaagaagaaaaggaagaagaggaggaagaggaagaagaagaggaggaagaagaagaggaagaggaggaagaagaggaagaggaggaagaagaggaggaagaggaagaggaggaagaagaagaggaggaagaagaagaggaagaggaggaagaagaagaggaagaggaggaagaagaagaagaggaggaagaagaagaagaggaggaagaagaagaagaggaggaggaggaggaagaagaagaagaggaggaggaagaagaagaagaggaggaggaagaagaggaggagaaggaagaagaagaggaggaggaagaagaagaagaagaggtaggagaagaggaagaggaggaggaagaagaagaggtaggagaagaggaagaagaagaagaggaggaggaggaggaagaagaagaggaggaggaagaagaagaagaggaggaggaggaagaagaagaagaggaggaggaagaagaggaggaagaagaggaggagaaggaagaagaagaggaggaggaagaagaagaagaagaggtaggagaagaggaagaggaggaggaagaagaagaggtaggagaagaggaagaagaagaagaggaggaggaggaggaagaagaagaagaggaggaggaagaagaagaagaggaggaggaggaagaagaagaagaggaggaggaagaagaggaggaagaagaggaggagaaggaagaagaagaggaggaggaagaagaagaagaagaggtaggagaagaggaagaggaggaggaagaagaagaggtaggagaagaggaagaagaagaggaagaggaggaagaagaagaagaagaagaggaggaggaggaagaagaggaggaggaggaggaagaagaggaggaggaggaagaggaggaggaggaggaagaggaggaggaggaagaggaggaggaggaagaagaagaggaggaggaagaagaagaagaagaggaggaggaagaggaggaggaagaagaagaagaagaggaggaggaagaagaagaagaggaggaggaagaggaggaggaagaagaagaagaagaggaggaggaagaagaagaagaagaggaggaggaagaggaggaggaagaagaagaagaagaggaagaagaagaggaggaggaagaagaagaagaggaggaggaagaagaagaggaaggaggaggagcaaTGTCttctgtgcagggcaggagggggctgcagcggggcagggggctctgccagcagtGTTCCCCTCAGTCTCACACTGCTCCAAGGGCTGTTCCAGACTCCACCTCCCTCTTGCCAC ATCAGCTGCACAAGGAGATATTTATGTCTCTTTTCCTCAGTGCTTGA